The genomic region GGACTGGCCAAAAAGGGCTACATGCCCAAGCTCGAGTCCACCGTCGGCGCAGCCATGGCCGACACCTTCGCTGCCGGCAAGTCAGCCATCAACGCCCACGGCTCATGGATGATCGGCCAGTACACCGGCTACAAGGGCATCGAAGTGGGCATCGCACCCACCCCGGTGGGCCCCGAAGGCAAGCGCGCCTCAATGTTCAACGGCCTGGCCGACTCGATCTGGGCTGGAACCAAGAAGAAGGATGCAGCCATCAAGTGGGTGGAATACCTCGCCTCTGCCGATTGCCAGGACGTCGTTGCGTCCAAGGCTGTAGTCTTCCCGGCCCTCAAGGCGTCTTCTGACAAGGCGGCGGCAGCGTTCAAAGCCAAGGGCGTCGACGTAACGGCCTTCACCGAGCACGTCAAAAATAAGACCACCTTCCTGTACCCCATCACTGACAACACTGCCAAAGTCAAGGGCATCATGGAGCCCGCCATGGACGCCGTGGTATCCGGCAAGCAGCCCGCCAGTTCCTTGACCGACGCCAACAACCAGGTCAATTCCCTCTTCAAGTAGGGAGTCAACTGGGCGAAAATCAAAGTCCAGGTATCCAAACCTGCGGGGCCGGAACCGCGCAAACCGCGCCCGGCCCCGCAACACCCCTCATACCTATCTGCTCATCATGAAAGAGACTTACCTATGGATCCCCTGCACCTCCGTTCCGCCGGCACCAGCCTGGTGATCAGCTTCAACAGCGGGGAGGCCGAGGTCATCCACTGGGGTGCCGACCTTGGCAGCGACCTCCCTGACCTGTCCATCCTCACCGCGGCCATCCCCAACTCCGCCGTCGACGTCACTGTCCCGGCGGGACTGCTCCCGCAGGCGTCCTCCAGCTGGCGCGGGCGGCCGGGCCTGCGCGGCCACCGCATTGCCGACGGCGTCGCCGGTCTCGACTTCTCCGTCCGACTGCGCGCCCTGCGTGCCACAGCCAACGGCAACTCCGCCGCCGTCGTGCAGCAGGATGCCGACGCCGGCCTCACCGTCGAATCCACACTCACCCTCCACGACGGCGGCCTGCTGGAACTGCAGCACACCGTCACGAACACCGGAACCACGCCGTTCCAGGTCGACGAACTGGCCGCTGTCCTCCCGGTGTCCCCGGACGCCGTCGAACTTCTCGACCTAACCGGGCGCTGGTGCCGGGAACGGCACCCCCAGCGCCGGCCCATCCAGCAGGGCACCTGGGTGCGCACCGGCCGGCACGGCCGCACCGGGCACGACTCCTCGCTGCTGTTCGCGGCCGGCACCGCCGGCTTCGGCAACCGCCACGGCCGCGTCTGGGCCACCCACCTCGCCTGGAGCGGCAACCACGAACAGTTCGCCGACACCCTCGCCGACGGGCGCACCATGATCGGCGGCTCCGAGCTGCTGGGCCCGGCCGAAGTGGTCCTCGAGCCCGGCGCAAGCTACGCCACACCCAAGCTGTTCGCCGCCTACTCCGACCGCGGCCTGGACGGCATCAGCGAGGCGTTCTACGGCTGGTTCCGCTCCCGCCCGCACCACGTTCTCCCGGCGGCCGGCGGCGGAAAGCCGCGCCCCGTGGTGCTCAACACCTGGGAGGCCGTCTACTTCGACCACAACCTGGACACCCTGATCGAACTCGCGGACTCGGCCGCAGACCTCGCCGTGGAGCGCTTCGTCCTCGACGACGGCTGGTTCCGGGGCCGCCGCGACGACACCGCCGGCCTGGGCGACTGGTTCGTGGACGAGACGCTCTGGCCGGATGGGCTGACGCCGCTCATCGAGGCCGTCACGTCCCGGGGCATGGAGTTCGGCCTGTGGGTGGAACCCGAGATGATCAACCTCAACTCGGACGTGGCACGCGCGCATCCGGACTGGATTGTGGGGCCGGCCGCCGCCTCCCACAAGGATGGCGGACGCCTGCCGCTGGCCTGGCGGAACCAGCACATCATCGACCTCGTGAACCCGGAGGCGTGGCAGTACATCTTCGACCGGATCGATGCCCTCCTGCGCGAGAACAACATCAGCTATCTGAAGTGGGACCAGAACCGCGACCTCACCGAGCACGGGCACGCCGGACGTTCCTCGGTCCACGGGCAGACCCTCGCCGCCTACCGCCTGTTCGACGAACTGCGCAAGGCCCATCCCGGAGTCGAGATTGAAAGCTGCTCTTCCGGCGGGGCACGCGTGGATCTGGGCATCCTTGAGCGCACGGACCGCATCTGGGGTTCGGACTGCAACGACGCCCTGGAGCGGCAGACCATCCAGCGGTGGACCGGCGTCGTGGTTCCCCCCGAGATGGTGGGCGGCCACATCGGCCCCACCACGTCGCACACCACCGCCCGCACCCACGACCTGTCCTTCCGTGCCATCACCGCGCTGTTCGGCCACTTCGGGATGGAATGGGACGTCCGGGAAGTGCAGGGCGAGCAGCGCGAGGAACTCAAGCGCTTCATCGCGCTGTACAAGGAGCACCGCGGGCTGATCCACAGCGGCCGGATGGTCCGGGCCGACGTCCCCGACGAATCACTGATGCTCCACGGTGTGGTGGCTGCCGGTTCCGGCGCTGCCGGTTCCGTTGCTACCGGTTCCGTTGCAGCGGGCACGACGGCGGCGCTGTTCGCCCTCGTGAGCACCCGCACCTCGTTCGCCGAACTGCTGGGACGGGTCGCCCTACCCGGGCTGGAGGCGGCACGCCGCTACCGGGTAGAGGCCATCTTCCCTTCCCCCGGGGACGCCGACTACGGCCACACCTTCACCCAGATCCAGCCGCCGGCCTGGCTGGCTTCCGGGGCGGAGGCCAGCGGCCAATTCCTGGCTCAGGTGGGGCTGCCGATGCCCAGCCTCAACCCGGAGCACGCGCTGGTTCTGAAGATCACGGCCCTCTAGCGGCCAAAAGCAAGAGCGGAGCCTGCCCCGGTGTCCCACCCCGGAATGGATGGAACACCGGGGCAGGCTCCACTCAGATTAAGGAACACACATGAAAATTCTGGTTACTGGCGGCACCGGGTACATCGGTTCCCACACCGTTCTTTCCCTGCAGGAAGCCGGCCATGACGTGGTGGTCATCGATAACCTCACCAACTCCAGTCAGGAATCGCTGCGGCGGGTGGCCGAACTCACCGGCAAGCAGGCTGACTTCCACCACACGGACCTCCTGGACGAGACCGCCGTCGACGCCGTCTTCGGCCGGCACGCCGTCGACGCCGTCATTCACTTCGCCGGGTTCAAGGCCGTGGGCGAATCCGTCCTTGAACCCGTGAAGTACTACTACAACAACCTCGTCGGCACCCTGAACCTGATCCGGTCAATGGATCGGCACGACGTCCGCTCGATCGTCTTCAGCTCCTCGGCCACGGTCTATGGCGAACACAACGCCGTTCCCTACGTGGAGAAGATGGAAATCGGCGCGAACAACCCCTACGGCCGCACGAAGGAACACATCGAGGACATTCTCTCGGACCTTGGCGCCGCGGACAGCCGCTGGCGCATCGCCCTCCTGCGTTACTTCAACCCGGTGGGCGCCCACCCCTCGGGACGGATCGGCGAAGACCCGCAGGGCATCCCCAACAACCTCGTACCCTTCATCGCGCAGGTCGCCGTCGGCCGTCGTGAAGAGCTCATGGTGTTCGGCGGTGACTACGACACCCCGGACGGAACGTGCCTGCGCGACTATATCCACGTCGTCGACCTCGCCGAAGGCCACATGGCAGCCCTGAATCACATCGCCCAACAGGCAGGCGTATTCCGCTGGAACCTCGGCTCAGGTACCGGCTCCTCGGTGCTGGAAGTCCTGCGCTCCTTTGAAAAGGCGGTGGGCTCCCCGGTCCCGTACAAAATCACAGGCCGGCGTCCGGGAGACCTTCCCGCCTTCTGGGCGGATGCTACCTCGGCCATGACCGACCTCTCCTGGTCCACCACAAGATCGCTGGACCAGATGTGCGAGGACCACTGGCGCTGGCAGAAAAACAATCCGCAGGGCTACACCGGGTAGGACCACCGGTACACTCATGGCCAACCTGGGCGATTGCACGGCCGGAGCGTTGGAAGCGCCCGCCCGCCAGTTCCCACCGGAAAGCTGGCCGTTGATTACCTGGGCACAATGGCCATGCGAGGCTCCAACAACTAATTTCAACGCGCCGGCGTTTCCGTAACGAAAGCCCTGCCCTCGGAGACCGGCAAGCCGACGCGATAGATTTGCAGTCATGACTGAAGCCCCCTCCGCCACCGAAGCCGGCCGCGGCACCATCCTTGTCCTGAACGGCCCCAACCTGAACCTCCTCGGCACCCGCGAGCCGGAAAAGTACGGAACGGCCACACTGGCCGACGTCGAGCAGCTCGCCAAGGACGCCGCCGCCGCCCGCGGGCTCGACGTCGAGTGCTTCCAGTCCAACCATGAGGGCGCCCTGGTGGACGCCATCCACGCCGCCAGGGGCAAGGCCATCGGCATCGTGCTGAACGCCGGGGCGTACACCCACACCTCCGTGGCCATCCGCGACGCAATCTCCGCGGTGCAGCTCCCCGCCGTGGAAGTCCACATCACCAACGTGCACGCCCGCGAGGAATTCCGCCACCACTCCTACCTCTCCGACATCAGCAACGCCGTGATCGCCGGAGCCGGGATTCTGGGCTACCGGTTCGCCGTGGAGTACCTCGCCGACCTGAATGCCGGCAAGGCCTGACCATGCCGGCGGCGGCCCTCGGCACGGCAGAGTGGTACCGGCACTTCGGCACCGTTGATGCCCCCGGTTCCTCGCCCTGCTACGCCGACTGGTCGCTGCACATCGCCGACGATCCCGAGCTCATTGCCCGGATCGACCAGTGGCCATACAACAAGCGCCAGCCCCTGCTGATGCTCGCCGCCGCCCGCTTCCTCGGCGCCAAGGTCTCGCCATACCCCGAGTTCCGGGCATTCCTGGACGAGCACTGGGCCGAGGTCTCGCGCACCGTCATGTCCCGCGCCACCCAAACCAACGAGGTGGGCCGCTGCGCCACCCTGCTTCCCTCGCTCGCGGCCATCGCCGCCGCCGAGGGCAGGCCCCTCGCCCTGATCGAGGTGGGCGCCTCCGCCGGGCTCGCCCTGTTCCCGGACCGCTACAGCTACGAGTTCGACGACGGCGTGACCGTTACGCGGCTGGGTCCCGGTGGGTGCCGCGAACGGCGCGGTCCGGACGTGTCCGGCGGACCGCCGGTCGGGTCAGACGGACTGCCGGAGCCTCCCGTCCTGCGCTGCCGGACCGCGGGCCCGGTTCCCCTGCCCGTCAGCTTGCCTGAGGTGGTGTGGCGGGCCGGGATCGACCTGAACCCGCTGGATGTGCGGAATCCCGACGACGTTGCCTGGCTTGAGGCGCTGATCTGGCCGGAGCAGGAGTTCCGCCGCGAGCGGCTGCGCCGGGCCATAGCCGTTGCGCGCGAACATCCCCCTTTGCTGGTGGCCGGCGACCTGAACGAGCAGCTGCTGCCATTGGCAGGCCAGGCGCCTGCCGACGCCGCGCTGGTGGTATTCCACAGTGCGGTCATGGGTTACGTCAGCACTGACGGGCGCGCCAGGTTCCGGGCCGCCATCCAGGGCCTGACGCACGACCGGGGTTGCCATTGGCTGTCCAACGAGGGCGAGACGGTGATCATACAGGAGGACGGCTCGGCGGTGGTCCCGGAAATGGACCCCGGCCGGCTCCGCGGCAACTTTTTGCTGCTGCACAACGGCCAGCCGGTGGCGATCACCGGCCCCCACGGCCAAAGCCTGGACTGGCTTTAACCGGCTGGTCCTATTGCTGGATGCCCCCTACTGCTGGATGCCTCTACTGCTGGATGCACTGTCCCGACGACACGGGGCTGGACAGGCCCGGCGCCTCTGCTGCCACCGGCCGGAGGTCGATCATCGGAATCGCGAAGCCCAAGGCCGCGTTGGATGTTGTCTTCGCGAAGATGACGCCTGCCACCTCCCCGCTGGTGGTGAGCAGCGGCCCGCCAGAGTTGCCGGGCTGGACGTCGCCAGCAAGCTTATACACCTCGTCGGGAACGGGGTTGTTTCCGTAGATGTCCGGCACCAGCACCGTGGAAATGCCTTGCACAGTGGCCGGCTTGGACTGGTAGGGGCCGCCGTGCGGGTAGCCGGCAAAAGCAGCGGCGGTGCCCGCGGGCAGGTCGGAGCTCAGCGGCAGTGCCGCGGTGGGCAGGCCGTCCACGGCCAGGACTGCGAGGTCGCGCTTGCCGTCGAAATACACCACCCTGCCGGGCATGGCTCCTCCGCCGGGGACTTCCACCACGGGTTGCGACACACCCGCTACGACGTGTGCGTTGGTCACCACGCGTCCGGGCGACACCACAAAGCCTGTTCCGGTCTGGTTCTGCCCGCACTGGAATGCCGTCCCTGCGATCTTCAGGACAGAACCGGCTGCCCTGTTCAGCGCCGGAGTATCCGTGCTGGCGTTCGGAACCGGGACCTGCCGGTCCTGGCCGATGCCCTCGATGAGCGTGGGGATGCCGTCGCCGATGACCGCCGAGCGCAGCTGCGCCATGGCGGATTTGACCGGGTTGGGCGTCAGTCCGTCTATGAAACGGATCACCTTGGACTCGGCCAACTGCTGCGACACGAAGGGCACGCCAAGTGCGCTGATGCTGAAGGCCAGCATGGACATGACCAGCGCGGACACGGTCAGATTCACTGCCCCGCCGATGAGTCTGTCCACAGCCCGGAGCGGCTGCATGCGGACGGCGCTGCGGATGCTGCGCCCGATCATGGTGCCGAGCGCATTGCCCAGGACCACCAGCAGGACGGCAGTACCGATGATGGCGGTCAGGCGCCACCCGCTGTCCTCCACGAAGTCGCTGACCAGCGGAACGGAGAGGAAAGCGGCCACAGCGCCGGCCGCGAATCCGGCGAGGCCGCCGACGGTCACCAGGAAGCCGTTGCGCAGGCCGTAGATCAGATAGGACAAAAGCGTGAAAATCAACGCAAGGTCCAGAACGGTCAGGCCAAACACCGGGTCTCCTCACAAGCAGCTAGGCCCCGATTCTACTGGCGAAGTCTGACAGTTTGCCGTGGATGCGCGGAGCCTGCGCTGGTCTCGCGGCGTCTCTTAGGGCGTTTCAGCTGCCAAGTACGTCACAGAACGTTGAAAATTCTGAAACAATGGCACAAGCGCCCCAGACGACACTTTTACTCAGGAGAATTCATGGACATCGAGGTATTGCGCCGCGCACCCCTTTTCGCCACGCTGGACGACGACGCGTTCCGCCTGCTGACGGACGAACTGACCGAAGTCGACCTGTCCCGCGGTGCATCCGTTTTCCGCGAGGGCGACCAGGGTGACCAGCTCTACTTCATTGTCTCCGGCAAGGTGAAGCTCGGCCGTACCTCCCCCGACGGGCGCGAATCCCTGCTGGCCATCCTCGGCCCGGGTGAGCTCTTCGGCGAGATGGCCCTGTTCGACCCGAGTCCGCGCACCGCCACGGCCACCGCCGTCTCGGAGACGCGCCTGGCCGGCCTCAAGAACGAGAGCCTGAACTCCCTGCTGCGGACCCGCCCCGAGGTCTCGGCCCAGCTGCTGCAGGCACTGGCCCGCCGCCTCCGCCGCACCAATGATTCCCTCTCCGACCTGGTCTTCTCCGACGTGCCCGGCCGCGTGGCCAAGGCCCTCCTGGACCTCGCAGACCGCTTCGGCCGCCCTGCCACCGACGGCGTTCTCGTGGCACACGAGCTCACCCAGGAAGAGCTGGCCCAGCTGGTCGGCGCCTCCCGCGAAACCGTCAACAAGGCACTGGCCGAGTTCGTCCAGCGCGGCTGGCTGCGCCTCGAGGCACGCGCCGTCGTGATCTTGGACATGCAGCGCCTCCGCCAGCGCTCCCGCTAGCAAAACGAGCAAAGGCCGCCCCGATCGGGGCGGCCTTTGCTCGTTTAACCCGCCACCGGCGGAACGCTGCCCGGCGCAGGTGACCAAGACGGCGGCAGCTAAAGTGAGCAAGGGTGGGAGCTTAGCGCTCGCGCTGGGGCTCTCCGGCTACCGTCTTGGCTGCCTCGACTTCGAGCATGAGCGTCCCGTTTTCGTCGACCAGCTTGGGCTGGTAGACGTGCGGGGTGCGCTTGTAGCTGAGGTAGGCGATGCAGCCGTTGGCTTTCGCCATCTTCTCCAGCATGATCTCGGAACCGGGGACCATGAGCTGTCCGAGGGTGAGGCCGACGGTGTTCTCCTGGCCCACCTCGTCACCCAGGACAGTAGTATCGCGTTCGGCGATCGCCTTGGTGGCGCACACCCACCGGCCCCAGACGCCCTTGCTCTCCAGGATGGAGGGCTGCTGGTTCATGGGGACGGTGGCGGCGAAGTACCTCGTGTTGAAGCGCCGGTGCGCGAAGTCCGGGCTGAGCCAGTTCACGAGCGGCTTGAGCAGGTCCGTGCGCAGGGACAGGCCGCGCTTGGCCAGTTCCTCGGTGAACGACTTTTCCTGCGACGCCACCGCTTCCCGGGCCTTCATCCACTCAGCAGTGGACGTCGCCTCCACAGTGGAGGACAGGTCCGGCCCGGCCAGCAGCACGCCGGTTTCCTCGAACAGCTCGCGGACTGCACCCACCACGTGGCGACGGGCCAGGCCGACGTCGTCCGTTCCCATCTGCTCGGCCCAGTGCTGGGGCGAGGGCCCCAGCCAGCCGACGGCGTCGTCGTCGGACGCGTCCAAAGAGCCGCCCGGGAAGGCGACGACGCCCAGCGGCGACTCCCCTGGTCGGTAACCGAGCCAGGTTTCCAGACCGGTGGGCGAATCCCGAAGGAGTACCACCGAGGACGCGAAACGGGCTTTCCGGGGAGTCCGCTCGCCGTGTTCGAGCCAGCTTCGTGCCGCCCCTTCAAGATCGGGAGGAAGAACAAAGAGCCGGCGTGCTAACTGGGGCAAAGGAACCTACAGCTCCCTAGCTGAATTCGGCGATCAGTTCGACTTCCACAGGAGAGTCGAGCGGCAGGACTGAAACGCCGACGGCGGAACGGGCGTGTTGGCCCGCGTCACCGAAGACCCGGCCCAGGAGCTCGGAGGCGCCGTTGATGACGCCCGGCTGGCCGGTGAAGGACGGGTCGGAGGAGACGAAGCCCACAACCTTGACGATGCGGGTGACGCGGTCGAGGTCACCGATGACGCTCTTCACGGCGGCCAGCGCGTTCACGGCACAGACCGCGGCGTATGCCTTGGCGTCTTCCGGAGACACAGTCGGCTCGTCCGAGGTCCCCTCGGTGCCGGCGGACACCTTGCCCGTAGCTTCGAGTTTGCCGTTAATAAACGGTAGCTGTCCGGACGTGTAAACGTGGTTGCCGGAGACGACCGCCGGAACGTAAGCGGCGACGGGTGCGGCAACTTCCGGGAGAGTCAGTCCCAGCTCGGCAAGACGCTGTTCGACTGCAGACGATGGCGTCAGATCAGCGCTGGAAGCGGTTTCCTGGGGGGTGGTCATGCTACTGCTTCTCCCTCTTAAGGTAGGCGACAAGGCCGTTGCCGTCGGGTCCGGGGACTACCTGAACAAGCTCCCAGCCGTCGTCTCCCCACTGGTCCAGAATCTGCTTCGTGGCGTGGATGATGAGCGGAATCGTGGCGTACTCCCATTTGGTCATGAAATAAAGCCTAATCGTTGCCGGTAAACTGGAGAACATGGCGACTCGTAAGAACCCCATATTCGACACGGCCACCACCCTCGGAAAGATTTTTGGCTTCCTTGGCGTGAGCGCTATTTGTGGCGTCCTCGTGGCCGGCCTGCTGGTTCCTGCAGCCGCCGTTTCGGGGAGCACAGCCAGCGGCTCGATCGAATTCTTTGACACCCTGCCCGCTGAACTCCAAGTGGACCCGCCCAGCCAGTCCACCAAGGTCCTGGCCGCGGACGGGAGCGTGATCGCCAACCTGTACGCGGAAAACCGCACCCGCGTTCCGCTAGACCAGATCTCCCCGTTCATGAAGGACGCGGTGATCTCCATTGAGGACAGCCGGTTCTACGAGCACGGCGGCGTGGACACCACCGGCATCCTCCGCGCCCTGGTCGCCACGGCGCGCGGCAACAAGCAGGGTGCCTCCACCATCACGCAGCAGTACGTCAACAACGTCCTCAACGCCAACCTTGAGGCAGAGGGCAACACCGATGAGATCAAGCTCAACGGTGTGAACAAGGGCGTCGGCGACAAGCTCCGCGAAATGAAGCTCGCGATCGCCTTGGAGAAGAAATTCACCAAGGAACAGATCCTTGAGGGCTACCTGAACATCGTCTTCTTCAACCGTGACGCGTACGGTATTGAGGCCGCCTCCAAGTTTTTCTTCAGCACCACCGCGAAGAACCTGACGCTCCCGCAGGCCGCGCTGCTTGCCGGCCTCGTGAACAGCCCGTCAGCGTTCGACCCGATCACCAACCCGGACAACGCGAAGAAGCGCAGGGACCTGGTTCTGAGCGCGATGCTCACCCACGGCAAGATCACCAAGGCCCAGTACACCGCCGCAGTGGCAACCCCTGTGACGCCGAAGGTGACCCCGGCACGGCAGGGCTGCGCCTACTCGCCCACCGCCCCGTACTTCTGTGACTACGTCCTGCACCTCCTGCTGAACAACCCGGCATACGGAGCAGATGCCACTGAACGCGAGAAGAAGGTGTTCCGTGGCGGCCTGACCATCAAGACCACCCTGGACCCTAAGGCGCAGAAGGTTGCGCAGGACCAGGTGAACGCCGCTGCGGGCTCGAATCCGGACAAGTGGGGCGCCGCCCTGGTTTCTGTTGAACCGGGCACCGGCAAGATCACCAACATGGCCCAGAACACCTCTTGGTTTGCGGGCAAGGGCAAATTCGACTCCCAGATCAACTTCAGCGTTGACCAGTACGACGACCAGGGCAATGACCTGAACGGCCTCGGCGGTGCGCAGCCCGGATCCACCATGAAGCCGTTCACCTTCGCCGAATGGCTCAATGAAGGCAAGTCGATGAACACCATCGTCAACGCCGCCCAGCGCGTCTATCCGCAGAACTTCCCGTGGCAGAACACCTGCCCCACCCCCACCGTGGGCTGGTACGACAGCACGAACGGCACCGAGGACCTCCAGAACGCCGAACCGGGTTACTACCGGCCCATGACCGTGCTGGACGGCCTGAAGAACTCCATCAACACCGCCACGTTCGCCTCCGCTGCCCAGCTTGACCTGTGCGGCATCCAGAAGGTCGTGGACGCGGTCGGACTGCATGAAGGACTGCCGGCCCGCGACAAGGACACCAACGCGGTGGTGGACCCGAACCCGAAGATCACCATGACCACCATCGGCAACCTGCTCGGCTCCAGGCAGACCGCGCCGCTGACCATGGCCACGGCATTCGCCACCTTCGCGAATGACGGTAAGTACTGCGCCCCGATCGCCATCACCTCGGTGACCGACCAGACCGGAGCCCAGCTGCCGGCGCAGTCCCCTGCCTGCCGGGACGCCCTCAAACCCGAGGTGGCACGCGGCGTGAACTACGCCCTGCAGAAGGTGCTCAACGAGGGATCCGGTTCGCTCATCCAGCCCAGGATCTCCACCGAGACCAACTTCCCGATCGCGGCCAAGACTGGTACCTCCAACAACAACGGCTCCACCTGGGTCGTCGGCCACACCATGGGCCTGGCGACTGCGGCCTGGTTCGGTGACCCGCTCGGCAACCAGCAACGGGCCGGGCAGAACGTGACAGTCAACGGCAAGTTCTACACCGGCATTGACGGCTACATGATCGCCGGTCCGATGTTCTCCAACTTCATGTCCCAGATCGCGCCCGGCTACGGCACGGAACCCTTCCCGGAACCGCCGTCCAATCTGCTCTACGGCACGCCGCAGTACCAGCCCCCCGTCCCGAACAACCCCCCCTCGCAGGACGGAGGCACCGGCGGAAACACCGGCGGTGACACGGGTGGCAATACCGGCAATACCGGTGGAAACACCGGGGACAACAACAACGGAAACGGAAACGGAAACGGCAACAGCACCAAGGGGAACGGCTGACCGTGACTGACCTTTCACGCGTGGCAAGCCGCGTCCGTAGCATCGGGCGCGGCTTTGCCGTCACCGCCGGTGCCGGAACCGCGGCCGCCTTGGCCGCCACAGCCTACGGACTGTGGGAAAAGAACCAGTTCGTCCTCCGCGAGGAGACCGTTCCGATCCTTCCTGCGGGCAGGGCACCGTTCCGGATCCTGCACCTGAGCGACATCCACTTCGTTCCGGGCCAGAAGGCCAAGGCGGAGTGGCTGCATTCGCTGGCGGCGCTCAGGCCGGACCTGGTGGTGAACACGGGTGACAACCTCAGCCACCCCAAGGCCGTGGACCCGCTGCTCCACGCGCTGGCACCGCTCATGGAGTTCCCGGGCGTGTTTGTTCCGGGCTCCAATGACTACTACGCGCCCAAACTGAAGAACCCCGCCGCCTACCTGATGGGGCCTTCCAAGGCCACCCCTGACCGGGAGGAACTTGACTGGCCGCGACTGCGCGCCGGCTTTGGCATGGGCGGCTGGATTGATCTGACCAACCGGAACCAGTCCGTGGTCCTGAATGGCATGCGGTTCGATTTCTCGGGCGTGGATGATCCGCACCTCAACCGCGAACGGTATGCCGGCTGGCCGCGCGGCACCAGGGGCCAGAACGCCAAGGATCACCTGCGCGTCGCCGTCATCCACGCCCCCTACCAGCGGGTCCTGGACCATTTCACCGAGGACGGCGCGGACCTGCTCCTGGCCGGCCACACGCACGGCGGCCAGCTGTGCATCCCGGGGTACGGCGCCGTCGTCGCCAATTGCGACATCCCCACCTGGCGGGCCAAGGGCCTCAACGACTGGACCAGCAACGGAAGTACGACGCCGGTCAACGTCTCGGGCGGGATCGGCACCTCGCGCTTTGCGCCGGTCCGCATCGCCTGCAGGCCCGAGGCCGTCCTGCTGACGCTCACCCCGCGCGCCTGACTGCCCGCCCGCTGCCTTCCGGAGAGCTGTTGGTCCTCCGGTGACAAGTCACCTGTGAAGGGTGCCACCCATGGCATAGGGTAGTTGCTACGGGAAACTACATCGCACCTGATTTCACACAGTTGATTTCACACAGTTGAGTTCAAGAAGCGGGCATGGCCAAGCAGATTTCATTTTTTCGATCCGTCAGCCGTCTCTATCCGCATGTGAAGCCGGTCCTGCCGCGGCTCATTATGGGCCTGCTGTCCGCACTCCTGGCCAGTGTGGTTGCCCTGACCATCCCGCAGGTACTGCGCGTGCTCATCAACGATTCCCTCCGGCCCGGGGCCACAGCCGGAGCCGTGTGGGGCTCGGCCGGCCTTATCCTGGCCCTGGGCGTCGCCGAAGCCGTACTGGTTGCCCTGCGCCGCACCTTCGTGATCAACCCGGCAACCACGGTGGAGACCCGGATGAGGGTCTCGCTTTACGGCCACCTGCAGGACCTCCCCGTCGCCTTCCATGACCGCTGGGGCTCGGGCCAGCTGCTCTCCCGCGCCATGACGGACCTCAACTTCATCCGGCGCTGGATGGCATTCGGGGCCATCATGCTCGTGGTGACCACCCTGACCGTGGTGATCGGCGTCGTCGTCATGTTCACCATGAGCTGGCAGCTGGCCCTGATCTTCCTGGCCGCCGCAGGACCCGTGATGGTCTACGGCTTCCGTTTCCGTACCCGTTTCAG from Arthrobacter globiformis harbors:
- a CDS encoding NUDIX hydrolase, whose protein sequence is MPQLARRLFVLPPDLEGAARSWLEHGERTPRKARFASSVVLLRDSPTGLETWLGYRPGESPLGVVAFPGGSLDASDDDAVGWLGPSPQHWAEQMGTDDVGLARRHVVGAVRELFEETGVLLAGPDLSSTVEATSTAEWMKAREAVASQEKSFTEELAKRGLSLRTDLLKPLVNWLSPDFAHRRFNTRYFAATVPMNQQPSILESKGVWGRWVCATKAIAERDTTVLGDEVGQENTVGLTLGQLMVPGSEIMLEKMAKANGCIAYLSYKRTPHVYQPKLVDENGTLMLEVEAAKTVAGEPQRER
- a CDS encoding RidA family protein — encoded protein: MTTPQETASSADLTPSSAVEQRLAELGLTLPEVAAPVAAYVPAVVSGNHVYTSGQLPFINGKLEATGKVSAGTEGTSDEPTVSPEDAKAYAAVCAVNALAAVKSVIGDLDRVTRIVKVVGFVSSDPSFTGQPGVINGASELLGRVFGDAGQHARSAVGVSVLPLDSPVEVELIAEFS
- a CDS encoding DUF4177 domain-containing protein; amino-acid sequence: MTKWEYATIPLIIHATKQILDQWGDDGWELVQVVPGPDGNGLVAYLKREKQ
- a CDS encoding transglycosylase domain-containing protein, with product MATRKNPIFDTATTLGKIFGFLGVSAICGVLVAGLLVPAAAVSGSTASGSIEFFDTLPAELQVDPPSQSTKVLAADGSVIANLYAENRTRVPLDQISPFMKDAVISIEDSRFYEHGGVDTTGILRALVATARGNKQGASTITQQYVNNVLNANLEAEGNTDEIKLNGVNKGVGDKLREMKLAIALEKKFTKEQILEGYLNIVFFNRDAYGIEAASKFFFSTTAKNLTLPQAALLAGLVNSPSAFDPITNPDNAKKRRDLVLSAMLTHGKITKAQYTAAVATPVTPKVTPARQGCAYSPTAPYFCDYVLHLLLNNPAYGADATEREKKVFRGGLTIKTTLDPKAQKVAQDQVNAAAGSNPDKWGAALVSVEPGTGKITNMAQNTSWFAGKGKFDSQINFSVDQYDDQGNDLNGLGGAQPGSTMKPFTFAEWLNEGKSMNTIVNAAQRVYPQNFPWQNTCPTPTVGWYDSTNGTEDLQNAEPGYYRPMTVLDGLKNSINTATFASAAQLDLCGIQKVVDAVGLHEGLPARDKDTNAVVDPNPKITMTTIGNLLGSRQTAPLTMATAFATFANDGKYCAPIAITSVTDQTGAQLPAQSPACRDALKPEVARGVNYALQKVLNEGSGSLIQPRISTETNFPIAAKTGTSNNNGSTWVVGHTMGLATAAWFGDPLGNQQRAGQNVTVNGKFYTGIDGYMIAGPMFSNFMSQIAPGYGTEPFPEPPSNLLYGTPQYQPPVPNNPPSQDGGTGGNTGGDTGGNTGNTGGNTGDNNNGNGNGNGNSTKGNG
- a CDS encoding metallophosphoesterase — its product is MTDLSRVASRVRSIGRGFAVTAGAGTAAALAATAYGLWEKNQFVLREETVPILPAGRAPFRILHLSDIHFVPGQKAKAEWLHSLAALRPDLVVNTGDNLSHPKAVDPLLHALAPLMEFPGVFVPGSNDYYAPKLKNPAAYLMGPSKATPDREELDWPRLRAGFGMGGWIDLTNRNQSVVLNGMRFDFSGVDDPHLNRERYAGWPRGTRGQNAKDHLRVAVIHAPYQRVLDHFTEDGADLLLAGHTHGGQLCIPGYGAVVANCDIPTWRAKGLNDWTSNGSTTPVNVSGGIGTSRFAPVRIACRPEAVLLTLTPRA